The Streptomyces laurentii genome contains a region encoding:
- a CDS encoding glutathione peroxidase (Glutathione (GSH) peroxidase family; tetrameric selenoenzymes that catalyzethe reduction of a variety of hydroperoxides including lipid peroxidases, using GSH as a specific electron donor substrate. GSH peroxidase contains one selenocysteine residue per...; cd00340;~catalytic residues [active];~dimer interface [polypeptide binding];~glutathione peroxidase [Streptomyces cattleya NRRL 8057 = DSM46488];~identified by MetaGeneAnnotator; putative) yields MSLYDIPLTTLAGDRTSLAEFRDRTVLVVNVASRCGLTPQYAGLERLQQEYGKRGFTVLGVPCNQFGGQEPGSAEEISAFCSTTYGVSFPLLEKTGVNGPGRHPLYAELTQVADAGGEAGDIQWNFEKFLVGRDGSVTRFRPRTEPEAPELVAAIEAQLV; encoded by the coding sequence TTGAGCCTGTACGACATCCCGCTGACGACACTCGCCGGCGACCGCACCTCACTGGCCGAGTTCCGGGACCGGACGGTCCTGGTGGTGAACGTGGCCTCCCGGTGCGGCCTCACCCCGCAGTACGCCGGCCTGGAGCGGCTCCAGCAGGAGTACGGCAAGCGCGGCTTCACCGTGCTCGGCGTGCCGTGCAACCAGTTCGGCGGCCAGGAGCCGGGCAGCGCCGAGGAGATCTCGGCCTTCTGCTCGACGACGTACGGGGTGAGCTTCCCGCTCCTGGAGAAGACCGGGGTCAACGGGCCCGGACGGCACCCGCTGTACGCGGAGCTGACCCAGGTCGCCGACGCCGGCGGCGAGGCCGGTGACATCCAGTGGAACTTCGAGAAGTTCCTCGTCGGCCGGGACGGTTCGGTGACCCGGTTCCGTCCGCGCACCGAGCCCGAGGCCCCGGAGCTGGTGGCGGCGATCGAGGCTCAGCTTGTCTGA
- a CDS encoding tetR family transcriptional regulator (Bacterial regulatory proteins, tetR family; pfam00440;~TetR family transcriptional regulator [Streptomyces avermitilis MA-4680];~Transcriptional regulator [Transcription]; COG1309;~WHG domain; pfam13305;~identified by MetaGeneAnnotator; putative), protein MSVQERKQRERAERELLIVATARELAEQQGWDAVTTRRLAERIEYSQPVLYSHFRGKREIIGAVALQGSTELAVAVRAATAAADGPRARVAALAHAYLDFAARNPAVYDAIFRLDGGLAFAHEDTPAPLKDAFAALLETLEEVAGEGVAPGLFTETFWAALHGLATLTRAGRLPPEYTGPRVELLVDRLAAV, encoded by the coding sequence ATGTCGGTACAGGAACGCAAGCAGCGCGAGCGGGCGGAGCGCGAACTCCTCATCGTGGCCACGGCCCGCGAACTCGCCGAGCAGCAGGGCTGGGACGCGGTCACCACCCGCCGGCTCGCCGAGCGCATCGAATACAGCCAGCCCGTCCTCTACAGCCACTTCCGCGGCAAGCGCGAGATCATCGGCGCCGTCGCCCTCCAGGGCTCCACCGAACTGGCCGTGGCGGTACGGGCCGCGACCGCCGCCGCGGACGGCCCACGCGCCCGGGTCGCCGCCCTGGCCCACGCGTATCTCGACTTCGCCGCCCGCAACCCGGCCGTCTACGACGCCATCTTCCGGCTCGACGGCGGCCTGGCCTTCGCGCACGAGGACACCCCCGCGCCGCTCAAGGACGCCTTCGCCGCCCTGTTGGAGACCCTCGAAGAGGTCGCCGGGGAGGGTGTCGCCCCGGGACTGTTCACCGAGACCTTCTGGGCCGCCCTGCACGGACTGGCCACCCTGACCCGGGCGGGACGGCTCCCGCCGGAGTACACCGGCCCGAGGGTGGAACTGCTGGTGGACCGGCTCGCCGCCGTCTGA
- a CDS encoding hypothetical protein (identified by MetaGeneAnnotator; putative;~sequence version:1) produces MSETTGETTNGTTGGATGGGAPTGAELRALADRVEIEALRGEFTDAGMTRDYDRLAELFTDDGTWRIPDAGLEFTGSKSIRAAIERLQGNWEFFVQTIHPGAVRIDGDTAEGRSYVAELGRLRDGGSHVNYALYHDRYRRTAQGWRFTERRYEVRYVDTTPLPGGVPGPRP; encoded by the coding sequence ATGAGTGAGACGACAGGCGAGACGACGAACGGGACGACGGGCGGAGCTACCGGCGGCGGCGCCCCCACGGGCGCCGAACTCCGGGCGCTCGCCGACCGGGTCGAGATCGAGGCGCTGCGCGGCGAGTTCACCGACGCGGGGATGACCCGCGACTACGACCGGCTCGCGGAGCTGTTCACCGACGACGGAACGTGGCGCATCCCGGACGCCGGCCTGGAGTTCACCGGCTCGAAGAGCATCCGCGCCGCCATCGAACGCCTGCAGGGCAACTGGGAGTTCTTCGTGCAGACCATCCACCCGGGCGCGGTGCGGATCGACGGCGACACGGCGGAGGGCCGGTCGTACGTGGCGGAGCTCGGGCGGCTGCGGGACGGCGGCTCGCACGTCAACTACGCGCTCTACCACGACCGTTACCGGCGCACGGCACAGGGCTGGCGGTTCACCGAGCGCCGCTACGAGGTGCGGTACGTCGACACCACCCCGCTGCCGGGCGGCGTGCCCGGCCCGCGACCGTAA
- a CDS encoding integral membrane protein (identified by MetaGeneAnnotator; putative;~sequence version:1) codes for MEHPSKPAVFAGVALFISGVLSFLLGVAGIAQDRLFVVSGDYAYRFDITAWGWLHLVIGVALMVVGVGALAAKGWARGAGIGLAAISLVTQFMFIPYYPAWAISVMVLDLVIIWSLARLVE; via the coding sequence GTGGAACACCCGAGCAAGCCGGCGGTGTTCGCCGGTGTGGCGCTGTTCATCAGCGGGGTCCTGAGTTTCCTCCTGGGGGTCGCCGGCATCGCCCAGGACCGGCTCTTCGTCGTGTCGGGGGACTACGCCTACCGGTTCGACATCACCGCCTGGGGCTGGCTCCACCTGGTGATCGGGGTCGCGCTGATGGTCGTGGGTGTCGGGGCGCTGGCCGCCAAGGGCTGGGCTCGCGGCGCCGGCATCGGGCTCGCCGCGATCAGCCTCGTCACCCAGTTCATGTTCATCCCGTACTACCCGGCGTGGGCGATCAGTGTGATGGTCCTGGACCTCGTCATCATCTGGTCGCTGGCCCGGCTCGTCGAGTGA
- a CDS encoding hypothetical protein (hypothetical protein SVEN_0796 [Streptomyces venezuelae ATCC10712];~identified by MetaGeneAnnotator; putative): protein MGFDLTMGDEPLAIDIEAADLVTGARDAGEGGARRVWCRLCGRPLTGAASRRSGLGPACDAKLHPPGPDIRTRRHEMEQDTLPGL from the coding sequence ATGGGGTTTGATCTGACCATGGGAGACGAACCGCTGGCAATCGACATCGAGGCCGCCGACCTGGTGACGGGCGCGCGGGACGCGGGGGAGGGCGGGGCGCGCCGGGTGTGGTGCCGGCTGTGCGGGCGCCCGCTGACCGGTGCCGCGTCCCGGCGCTCCGGCCTGGGGCCCGCCTGCGACGCCAAGCTGCATCCGCCGGGCCCGGACATCCGGACCCGGCGGCACGAGATGGAGCAGGACACCCTGCCCGGACTGTGA
- a CDS encoding cytochrome P450 (Cytochrome P450 [Secondary metabolites biosynthesis,transport, and catabolism]; COG2124;~Cytochrome P450; pfam00067;~cytochrome P450 [Streptomyces venezuelae ATCC10712];~identified by MetaGeneAnnotator; putative) yields the protein MATMATTAQTVPELTGMPLLGSLLDLKNDSLGTFLKARRDLGDVVRITAGPPGMRGTIHCVFSAEGAQQVLATQAANFRKDNNFYEELRVSFGNGLLTSQDDDYLRQRRLVQPLFTRRSVDTYATAIAAEADRLTGTWRAEGRETADVVHEMGRLALRAVARILFGTDVDAAVGIVERCFPVLAGYVTKRGYAPRNIPREWPTPGNRKAAAAHEELYAVCDRVIADRRAAGAGDGERDLLTLLMGAGGEEGSGVEGFDATELREQVLVFMLAGHETTATSLAFALHLLGLHPEVQQRVHEELDEVLKGRTPGAGDLDALPYLGRVLKEAMRLFPAAPAIGRRAVEATEIDGYLIPAGADVIVAPWVTHRHPRYWDDPERFDPDRFTPEAEAARPRYAWFPFGGGPRACIGQHFSMLESVIALAMILQSYELEAIDTEVPLGSAITLQALGPARCRLKSRTR from the coding sequence ATGGCCACGATGGCGACCACCGCACAGACCGTGCCCGAACTCACGGGGATGCCGCTGCTCGGCTCCCTGCTCGACCTCAAGAACGACTCGCTCGGCACCTTCCTCAAGGCCCGCCGTGACCTCGGCGATGTCGTCCGGATCACCGCGGGACCGCCCGGCATGCGCGGCACCATCCACTGCGTGTTCTCCGCGGAGGGCGCCCAGCAGGTCCTCGCCACCCAGGCGGCCAACTTCCGCAAGGACAACAACTTCTACGAGGAGCTCCGGGTCTCCTTCGGCAACGGACTGCTCACCAGCCAGGACGACGACTATCTGCGCCAACGCAGGCTCGTGCAGCCGCTGTTCACACGCCGCAGCGTCGACACGTACGCCACCGCCATCGCCGCCGAGGCCGACCGGCTGACCGGCACCTGGCGCGCCGAGGGGCGCGAGACGGCCGACGTCGTCCACGAGATGGGCCGGCTCGCGCTGCGTGCCGTCGCCCGCATCCTCTTCGGCACGGACGTGGACGCCGCCGTCGGCATCGTCGAGCGCTGCTTCCCGGTGCTCGCCGGCTACGTCACCAAGCGCGGCTACGCGCCCCGCAACATCCCGCGCGAGTGGCCCACACCCGGCAACCGGAAGGCGGCCGCCGCCCACGAGGAGCTGTACGCCGTCTGCGACCGGGTCATCGCCGACCGGCGCGCGGCCGGCGCGGGCGACGGGGAACGCGATCTGCTGACGCTCCTGATGGGCGCCGGGGGAGAGGAGGGCAGCGGCGTCGAGGGCTTCGACGCGACCGAACTGCGCGAGCAGGTCCTGGTGTTCATGCTCGCCGGGCACGAGACGACCGCCACCTCGCTCGCCTTCGCGCTGCATCTGCTGGGTCTGCACCCCGAGGTGCAGCAGCGGGTCCACGAGGAGCTGGACGAGGTCTTGAAGGGCCGTACGCCCGGCGCCGGCGACCTGGATGCCCTGCCGTACCTGGGCCGGGTGCTCAAGGAGGCCATGCGGCTCTTCCCGGCGGCCCCGGCGATCGGCCGGCGGGCCGTCGAGGCCACCGAGATCGACGGGTATCTCATCCCGGCCGGGGCCGACGTCATCGTCGCGCCGTGGGTGACGCACCGCCACCCCCGTTACTGGGACGATCCGGAGCGCTTCGACCCCGACCGCTTCACGCCCGAGGCGGAGGCGGCCCGCCCCCGCTACGCCTGGTTCCCGTTCGGCGGCGGCCCGCGCGCCTGCATCGGGCAGCACTTCTCGATGCTGGAGTCGGTGATCGCGCTCGCGATGATCCTGCAGTCGTACGAGCTGGAGGCCATCGACACCGAAGTCCCGCTGGGCTCCGCGATCACCCTCCAGGCGCTCGGCCCGGCCCGCTGCCGGCTGAAGTCTCGGACGCGCTGA
- a CDS encoding glyoxalase/bleomycin resistance protein/dioxygenase (Glyoxalase/Bleomycin resistance protein/Dioxygenase superfamily; pfam00903;~PFAM: Glyoxalase/bleomycin resistance protein/dioxygenase; KEGG: ami:Amir_3858 hypothetical protein;~This domain superfamily is foundin a variety of structurally related metalloproteins, including the type I extradiol dioxygenases, glyoxalase I and a group of antibiotic resistance proteins; cd06587;~glyoxalase/bleomycin resistance protein/dioxygenase [Streptomyces violaceusniger Tu4113];~identified by MetaGeneAnnotator; putative;~metal binding site [ion binding]) translates to MDAPELNAPDPSTPPQPLLQLTIDCADPRRLVAFWIEALRYAPEPPPEGHATWRAYWQATGVPEDELGEDAGEVPESIVDPHGRGPRVWFQEVPEPKTVKNRLHLDLKVGGGRAVPLEVRRARVDAEVARLTALGASVLYTMDKPHSMDHYAVVLGDPEGNEFCVV, encoded by the coding sequence ATGGACGCACCCGAGTTGAACGCACCCGACCCTTCCACCCCGCCGCAGCCGCTGCTGCAGCTCACGATCGACTGCGCCGATCCGCGGCGCCTCGTCGCCTTCTGGATCGAGGCCCTGCGCTACGCACCGGAGCCGCCGCCCGAGGGGCACGCGACGTGGCGCGCGTACTGGCAGGCGACCGGTGTGCCCGAGGACGAACTGGGCGAGGACGCCGGGGAGGTCCCGGAGTCGATCGTCGACCCCCACGGACGGGGGCCGCGGGTGTGGTTCCAGGAGGTTCCGGAGCCGAAGACGGTCAAGAACCGGCTGCATCTCGATCTGAAGGTCGGGGGTGGGCGGGCGGTGCCGCTGGAGGTCCGCCGGGCCCGGGTGGACGCGGAGGTGGCGCGGCTGACGGCCCTGGGCGCGTCCGTGCTGTACACGATGGACAAGCCGCACAGCATGGACCACTACGCGGTGGTGCTCGGCGATCCGGAGGGCAACGAGTTCTGCGTCGTGTGA
- a CDS encoding methylase of polypeptide chain release factors (Methylase of polypeptide chain release factors [Streptomyces venezuelae ATCC10712];~N5-glutamine S-adenosyl-L-methionine-dependent methyltransferase; Provisional;~S-adenosylmethionine binding site [chemical binding];~S-adenosylmethionine-dependent methyltransferases (SAM or AdoMet-MTase), class I; AdoMet-MTases are enzymes that use S-adenosyl-L-methionine (SAM or AdoMet) as a substrate for methyltransfer, creating the product S-adenosyl-L-homocysteine (AdoHcy); cd02440;~identified by MetaGeneAnnotator; putative) gives MSEPIAPAEPAADVVARLRAAGCVFAEEEAELLTAAAAGPAELDAMVERRAAGLPLEHVVGWAEFAGLRIEVDGGVFVPRRRTEFLAAEAVARARPGAVCVDLCCGSGAAAAVLLASVADADVHAADIEPAAVRCARRNVEPRGGRVYEGDLFAPLPDALRGRIEVLVANVPYVPSGEVALLPAEAREHEPLVALDGGADGLEVLRRVAAGAAGWLAPGGHLLFETSERQTGAAVAAVAAHGLTARILTDEDLYATVVVATRA, from the coding sequence TTGTCTGAGCCGATAGCGCCGGCGGAACCGGCGGCGGACGTCGTCGCCCGGCTCCGGGCGGCGGGCTGTGTCTTCGCCGAGGAGGAGGCGGAGCTGCTGACCGCGGCGGCGGCCGGCCCGGCCGAACTCGACGCGATGGTCGAGCGGCGGGCCGCGGGCCTGCCGCTGGAGCACGTCGTGGGCTGGGCGGAGTTCGCGGGACTGCGGATCGAGGTGGACGGCGGGGTGTTCGTGCCGCGCCGCCGTACGGAGTTCCTGGCCGCCGAGGCCGTCGCGCGGGCCCGGCCGGGCGCCGTCTGCGTCGACCTGTGCTGCGGCTCGGGTGCGGCGGCCGCCGTGCTGCTCGCGTCGGTCGCGGACGCGGACGTACACGCCGCCGACATCGAGCCCGCCGCCGTCCGTTGCGCGCGCCGCAACGTCGAGCCGCGCGGCGGCCGGGTGTACGAGGGCGACCTCTTCGCGCCGTTGCCGGACGCGCTGCGCGGCCGGATCGAGGTGCTGGTCGCCAACGTCCCGTACGTCCCGAGCGGCGAGGTGGCGCTGCTGCCGGCCGAGGCGCGCGAGCACGAGCCGCTGGTGGCCCTGGACGGCGGCGCGGACGGCCTGGAGGTGCTGCGCCGGGTCGCGGCCGGGGCGGCCGGGTGGCTGGCCCCGGGCGGGCATCTGCTGTTCGAGACGAGCGAGCGCCAGACCGGTGCCGCCGTGGCGGCGGTCGCCGCGCACGGCCTGACGGCCCGGATCCTGACGGACGAGGACCTGTACGCCACCGTGGTCGTGGCGACCCGCGCCTGA